In Arachis stenosperma cultivar V10309 chromosome 1, arast.V10309.gnm1.PFL2, whole genome shotgun sequence, one DNA window encodes the following:
- the LOC130974679 gene encoding LOW QUALITY PROTEIN: exosome complex component RRP41 homolog (The sequence of the model RefSeq protein was modified relative to this genomic sequence to represent the inferred CDS: inserted 2 bases in 1 codon; substituted 1 base at 1 genomic stop codon), with the protein MGIETRSACINAATLALASAGISCMILXLQCXGYLNSTPLPDLNYVEDSVRDTDVTIRILPPKLDKVTLLQIDFRLLIDILKNIMQLTTESSKAAANYIRKILLKDTKQLEYRRHV; encoded by the exons AAACTAGATCTGCGTGTATCAATGCTGCAACTTTGGCTCTTGCCAGTGCTGGGATCTCATGCATGATCTTATAACTTCAGTG CGGATATCTTAATAGCACCCCTTTGCCTG ATTTAAACTACGTAGAAGACAGTGTTAGAGATACTGATGTTACCATTAGAATTCTGCCACCAAAGTTggataaagtgacacttcttcAG ATAGATTTTAGATTACTAATtgacattttgaaaaatattatgCAACTGACAACGGAAAGCTCCAAAGCAGCTGCAAATTACATCCGAAAA ATTTTATTGAAGGACACAAAGCAACTGGAGTATCGACGACATGTATAA
- the LOC130961115 gene encoding transcription factor RF2b-like, giving the protein MATHMQDPPSKSNPNNPNANNNAVNAHQLPPQPPPTAAVPPSSTGVTSSVFIRGDGCEGGSPNAHHRRAHSEVSFRLPDDMMDLSPSDPFTGGSSTASLEEIGSEDDLFSTYIDVEKLSGGGGASNGSIQGGNGSDQSGYGGAGTSGNNEEDKSPGGNGSAGAGGARPRHRHSNSVDGSTTGVFGEIMEAKKAMPPDKLAELWTIDPKRAKRILANRQSAARSKERKARYIQELERKVQTLQTEATTLSAQLTLYQRDTTGLSSENTELKLRLQAMEQQAQLRDALNDALMKEVERLKIATGEAMKPSESFNLGMQQMQFAGSNFFPVPQSSGPPGLQSIPMMSFCHPPSNIPHEMQQSNSHQLADILHNDQLGRLQGLDISSKGSTLVKAEGPSLSASESSNTF; this is encoded by the exons atgGCTACACATATGCAAGATCCACCTTCGAAATCTAACCCTAACAATCCCAATGCAAACAACAATGCCGTCAATGCTCATCAATTACCTCCTCAACCTCCGCCTACGGCGGCGGTTCCGCCATCTTCCACCGGCGTAACCTCATCCGTATTCATCCGCGGTGACGGTTGTGAAGGTGGCAGTCCGAACGCGCATCACCGGAGGGCTCACTCGGAGGTCAGTTTCCGGCTGCCGGACGACATGATGGACCTTTCGCCGTCGGATCCGTTCACCGGCGGCTCATCCACCGCCAGCCTCGAGGAGATCGGATCCGAGGACGACCTCTTCTCTACCTACATTGACGTCGAGAAGCTCAGCGGTGGAGGAGGGGCTTCGAACGGTTCGATTCAGGGCGGAAATGGATCGGATCAGAGCGGTTACGGCGGCGCCGGAACGAGCGGCAACAACGAGGAAGATAAGAGTCCTGGTGGAAACGGTAGCGCTGGTGCCGGAGGAGCTAGGCCGAGGCACCGGCATAGTAACTCCGTCGACGGTTCTACGACAGGCGTGTTCGGAGAGATCATGGAGGCGAAGAAAGCAATGCCTCCTGATAAGCTCGCTGAGCTATGGACCATTGATCCGAAACGCGCCAAGAG AATACTTGCTAATCGGCAATCTGCTGCACGCTCAAAAGAGAGAAAGGCCCGCTATATACAAGAACTTGAGCGCAAAGTTCAGACCCTTCAGACCGAAGCTACAACTCTTTCTGCCCAATTGACCCTATACCAG AGGGACACAACAGGTCTGAGTAGTGAAAATACCGAGCTCAAACTTCGGCTACAAGCCATGGAACAACAAGCACAACTTCGCGATG CTCTTAATGACGCATTGATGAAAGAAGTAGAGAGGCTAAAGATTGCCACCGGGGAGGCAATGAAGCCCTCTGAATCTTTTAATCTAGGAATGCAACAGATGCAATTTGCAGGGTCAAATTTCTTTCCAGTCCCACAAAGTTCAGGTCCTCCTGGTCTGCAGAGCATACCAATGATGTCATTCTGTCACCCCCCATCCAACATTCCTCATGAAATGCAACAATCAAATTCTCATCAACTTGCAGATATATTGCATAACGACCAGCTCGGTCGCTTGCAGGGACTCGATATTAGCAGCAAAGGATCAACCCTTGTGAAAGCCGAAGGCCCCTCACTTTCTGCGAGTGAGAGTAGCAATACATTTTGA